Below is a genomic region from Streptomyces roseoviridis.
CCCCCGCGTCGCGCGGGGCGTGGCCCCGCACGGTCGCGACGGTCACGAGCACGCCGGGCTCCCGGCGCGCCCGCAACCGCGCGACCGCGGTGACCCACGTCATGTCAGGCACCGATCGCCGCTTCTGCGCCGGCCCGGAACCCGCCGGCGGCCGGGCCGCCGTCGACCCGCCCGGCGTCGACCCGCCCGCTCCCGGCGGCCGGCCCGTCCGCGGCGCCGCTCCGGCGGGCCGCCTGGACCGCCCAGTACACGGCCTCCGGGGTGGCGGGCGAGGCCAGCTCGACACCGGTCCCGTCCGGCCCGAACGCCGCGGCGGCCTGCCGCAGGGCCTCGCGCACCGAGAACGCCAGCATGAACGGAGGCTCGCCGACCGCCTTCGACCCGTACACGGCACCCTCCTCGGTGGCGTCCTCGAGCAGCGTGACGTGGAACTCCTCCGGCATCTCCGAGAAGCTCGGCAGCTTGTACGTGCTCGCGGCCTGCGTCAGGAGCCGCCCCCTGCCGGGCCCGTCACCGGCGTCCCAGCGCAGGTCCTCGAGCGTCAGCCAGCCCGCGCCCTGCACGAATCCGCCCTCGATCTGGCCGATGTCGATCAACGGAGAGAGGCTGTCGCCGACGTCGTGCACGATATCGACCCGCCGGACGCGGTACGCGCCGGTGAAGCCGTCCACCTCCACCTCGGCCGCCGCGGCGCCGTGCGCGAAGTACTTGAACGGCGAGCCCCGGAACGCCTTGGCGTCCCAGTGCAGCCCCTCCGTCCGGTAGAAACCGGCCGCCGACAGCTGCACCCGCTGGAGGTAGGCGGTGCGCACCAGGTCGTCCCAGGCCAGCTCCCTGTCGCTGCCCAGCGTCCGCGCGACGCCCTCCACGATGCGTACGTCCGAGGCGTGGGACCCGAGCTGCGTGGCGGCCACCCGCAGCAGCCGCTCGCGCAACTGCTCGCAGGCGTTCTTCACCGCCGCGCCGTTGAGGTCCGCCCCTGCGCTGGCGGCGGTGGCGGAGGTGTTGGGCACCTTGTCCGTACGGGTGGGGGCGAGCCGCACCTTGTGCAGCGGGATGCCGAGCGTGGTCGCCGCCACCTGGAGCATCTTGGTGTGCAGGCCCTGGCCCATCTCCGTACCGCCGTGGTTGATCAGGACGGAGCCGTCCTTGTAGATCAGCACCAGCGCCCCGCCCTGGTTGAAGGCGGTGAGGTTGAAGGAGATCCCGAACTTCAGCGCCGTCAGGGCGAGTCCCCGCTTGGTGTGCGGGTGCGCGGCGTTGAACGCGGCGATCTCGCGCGCCCGGTCGGCGAAGCCGGCCCGTTCCTTGACCTGCTCCCAGACGGCGGTGATCCGTTCCGGCCGCACGACCGGCTGCCCGTACGGCGTCGTCTGGCCCTGCCCCTTCCGGTAGAAGTTGCGTTCCCGCAGCTCCGTCGGGTCGAGGCCGAGCAGCGGCGCGCACCGGCCCATGATGTCCTCGATGATCAGCATTCCCTGCGGACCGCCGAAGCCGCGGAAGGCGGTGTTGGAGACCTTGTTGGTCCTGGCGATGCGGCCGGCGACGCGGGCGTTCGGGATCCAGTAGGTGTTGTCGATGTGGCACAGCGCGCGGGCCACCACCGGCTCGGACAGGTCCAGGCTCCAGCCGCCGTCCGCGGTCAGGGTGGCGTCGAGGGCCTGGATGCGGCCGTCGGCGTCGAAGCCGATCCGCCAGGAGGCGTGGAAGCCGTGCCGCTTGCCGGACATGGTCAGGTCCTGGGTGCGGTTCAGCCGCACCCGGACCGGCCGGCCGGTCAGCTTCGCGCCGAGCGCGGCGACGGCGGCGAAGCCGTGCGGCTGCATCTCCTTGCCGCCGAAGCCGCCTCCCATCCGCAGGCACTGCACGGTCACCTCGTGACTGTGCAGGCCGAGGACGTGCGCGACGATCTCCTGGGTCTCCGAGGGATGCTGGGTGCTGCTGTGGACGAAGACCTGCTCGCCCTCGTCGACGTAGGCCAGCGCCGCGTGCGTCTCCAGGTAGAAGTGCTCCTGGTCGGAGAACTGGAGCTCACCGGTGAAGACGTGGGCGGAGTCGGCGAAGCCGGCCTCGACGTCACCGGTCTCCATCACGGGCCGGGCGCCGTGGAAGCTGCCGGCCTCGATCGCCTCGGTCAGGGTGATCAGCGAGGGCAGTTCGTCGAGTTCGACCTCGACGGCGGCCGCGCCGAGCCGGGCCGCCTCGAGCGTCTCGCCGAGCACCCAGGCGACCGCGTGGCCGTGGAACATGACCTCGTCGGGGAACAGCGGTTCGTCGTGCTTCATCCCGGCGTCGTTGACCCCGGGCACGTCGGCGCCGGTCAGCACGCGGACCACGCCGGGCACGGCGAGCGCGGCCCCGGTGCGCAGCGCGGTGATCCGGCCGTGGGCCCGCATGACCTGGACCGGGTAGGCGTGCAGCACGTCCTTGGTCCGGTGGACCAGGTCGTCGGTGTACAGCGCGGTGCCGGTGACGTGCAGGGCGGCACTCTCGTGCGGCATCGGCACGCCGACGACCGCCTTCTCGGGGCGCTCGGACAGTTGACTCATGACGACACCGCCTCGGTGGTCTGTGCGTACAGCTTCAGCAGGCTCTGGCCGAGCATCGCGGAGCGGTACGCGGCGCTCGCGCGGTGGTCGCTCATCGGGGTCCCCTCGGTGCGCAGCAACGCGGCCGCGGCCTCGACGGCCGGTGCCGTCCACGGCCCGCCCTCCAGGGCCGCCTCGGCGGCGAGGGCGCGGATCGGCGTGGCGGCCACGCCGCCCAGGCCGATGCGGGCCTTGCGGACGACGCCGTCCTCGACGTCGAGCGCGAAGGCGACCGCCACGCTGGAGATGTCGTCGAAGCGCCGCTTGGCGATCTTGTGGAAGGCCGTGACCGGCGACAGGGGCAGCGGGACGCGCACGGCGCGGATCAGCTCGCCGGGCCGGCGCACGCTCTGCCGGTAACCGGTGAAGTACTCCGCGAGCGGGACCTCGCGCTCACCGTCGGCGTCGGCGAGCACCACCGACGCCTCCAGAGCGAGCAGCACCGGCGGGCTGTCCCCGATGGGGGAGCCGGTGCCGAGGTTGCCGCCGAGGGTGGCACCGTTGCGGATGAGCCGGGAGGCGAACTGCGGGAACAGTTCGGCGAGGAGCGGTACGGAACCGTCGAGACGGCGCTCGATCTCGGTGAGGGTCAGCGCCGCCCCGATCTCGATCGCGTCGGACTCGACGCGCAGTTCCCGCAGTTCGGGCAGCCGGTCGACGGCGACCACGCAATCCGCCCGGCGGGCGCGGATGTTCACCTCCACGCCCCAGTCGGTCGATCCGGCGACCACCACGGCGTCGGGCCGGTCGCGCAGCAGCCGCAGCGTCTCGGCGAGGGTGTTCTTCCGCAGGAACTCCCTCCCCTCGCGCACGTATGCGGTGGCCACGGGCGCGGGCGGGTCCTGTTCGCGCCGCAGCGCGAGCGGGTCGTCACCGGAGGGCGCGCCGACGGCGAACGCGGCGTCGCGGATGGGGCGGTAGCCGGTGCAGCGGCACAGGTTGCCGCTGAGGGCGTGGAGGTCGAAGCCGTTGGGCCCGTGCTCGGCGTCGGCGTCGGCTCCGTCGGCCGGGCCGGTCTCCGGGTGGGCGCAGCGGTCGGGCCGGTAGTACTCGGCGGCCATGCTGCACACGAACCCCGGTGTGCAGTAACCGCATTGGGAACCGCCGCGGACCGCCATCTCCTCCTGCACCGGGTGCAGCGCGGGGGCGGTGCCGGGCTCCCCGGGGGTGGCGAGGCCCTCGGCGGTGACGAGCTCCTGGCCGTCCAGTGCCGCGACCGGGACCAGACAGGCGTTGACCGCCACCCAGTCGGTGGGCTTGTCCACCCCCGGACGGGCCACCAGGACCGAGCAGGCGCCGCACTCGCCCTCGGCGCAGCCCTCCTTGGTGCCGGTGAGACCGCGCTCGCGCAGGAAGTCGAGGACGGTGGTGTGGGGCGCCGCCGGAGCGATCGGCGCTTCCTTCCCGTTGACCGTGATCCGTGCCTCTACCATGACGGGCCCTCGTTTCGGGGCAGGATCGATCGATGCATCATGTTCGCCAATGTCAGGCAGCTTTCTGTGCTCAGAGGCGCCACGTCACAGAAGTGGGGCGCGAAAGCGGCACGCGTCAGCGACGTGCCGTGAGGAGATGAGGAAGAAGCCGGAGCGTGCCGCCGCGAGGGGCACAGGAGGACGGCGTCTCAGCAGCCGTGCGCGATGCGACCCGGAATCCAGACCGTGCTGTGGGCGAGGCGACTCAGATCGGAGTGGGTGTACATCCGCAGGTCGCCTCCTCTCGGCCGTCTCGGGTCGGTGTAGGCCGCAAGCTAGTGGCTGGCGCGAGGGAGGTCAAGGGGCCGCCGGCCGGATCAGACCGGCTGGAGCCGGGTGTGCAGCAGGCAGAACTCGTTGCCCTCCGGGTCGGCCAGGACGTGCCAGTT
It encodes:
- a CDS encoding xanthine dehydrogenase small subunit encodes the protein MVEARITVNGKEAPIAPAAPHTTVLDFLRERGLTGTKEGCAEGECGACSVLVARPGVDKPTDWVAVNACLVPVAALDGQELVTAEGLATPGEPGTAPALHPVQEEMAVRGGSQCGYCTPGFVCSMAAEYYRPDRCAHPETGPADGADADAEHGPNGFDLHALSGNLCRCTGYRPIRDAAFAVGAPSGDDPLALRREQDPPAPVATAYVREGREFLRKNTLAETLRLLRDRPDAVVVAGSTDWGVEVNIRARRADCVVAVDRLPELRELRVESDAIEIGAALTLTEIERRLDGSVPLLAELFPQFASRLIRNGATLGGNLGTGSPIGDSPPVLLALEASVVLADADGEREVPLAEYFTGYRQSVRRPGELIRAVRVPLPLSPVTAFHKIAKRRFDDISSVAVAFALDVEDGVVRKARIGLGGVAATPIRALAAEAALEGGPWTAPAVEAAAALLRTEGTPMSDHRASAAYRSAMLGQSLLKLYAQTTEAVSS
- the xdhB gene encoding xanthine dehydrogenase molybdopterin binding subunit; this encodes MSQLSERPEKAVVGVPMPHESAALHVTGTALYTDDLVHRTKDVLHAYPVQVMRAHGRITALRTGAALAVPGVVRVLTGADVPGVNDAGMKHDEPLFPDEVMFHGHAVAWVLGETLEAARLGAAAVEVELDELPSLITLTEAIEAGSFHGARPVMETGDVEAGFADSAHVFTGELQFSDQEHFYLETHAALAYVDEGEQVFVHSSTQHPSETQEIVAHVLGLHSHEVTVQCLRMGGGFGGKEMQPHGFAAVAALGAKLTGRPVRVRLNRTQDLTMSGKRHGFHASWRIGFDADGRIQALDATLTADGGWSLDLSEPVVARALCHIDNTYWIPNARVAGRIARTNKVSNTAFRGFGGPQGMLIIEDIMGRCAPLLGLDPTELRERNFYRKGQGQTTPYGQPVVRPERITAVWEQVKERAGFADRAREIAAFNAAHPHTKRGLALTALKFGISFNLTAFNQGGALVLIYKDGSVLINHGGTEMGQGLHTKMLQVAATTLGIPLHKVRLAPTRTDKVPNTSATAASAGADLNGAAVKNACEQLRERLLRVAATQLGSHASDVRIVEGVARTLGSDRELAWDDLVRTAYLQRVQLSAAGFYRTEGLHWDAKAFRGSPFKYFAHGAAAAEVEVDGFTGAYRVRRVDIVHDVGDSLSPLIDIGQIEGGFVQGAGWLTLEDLRWDAGDGPGRGRLLTQAASTYKLPSFSEMPEEFHVTLLEDATEEGAVYGSKAVGEPPFMLAFSVREALRQAAAAFGPDGTGVELASPATPEAVYWAVQAARRSGAADGPAAGSGRVDAGRVDGGPAAGGFRAGAEAAIGA